The segment CATACCGGTTCGCAGGCACGGCAGCCTAGGCATAAATTCAGGGAACGCTCGACATCCTCATCAGGTTCGATCAATCCGTCGACAACCGCCTTCATCAAGGCAATGCGTCCTCTTGGCGAATGGGATTCCTGGAATCCCGATTCGATGTAGGTTGGGCAGGATGGAAGGCAGAATCCGCATCTCATACAGTTTAACAGCTCATCTTCATCCATCTTTTCTTTGAACTTTTGCTGAATGATTTCTTGTTCTTTTACTGTGGTCATCGTGAAACCACCACCCGCTTCCGGGATTCCTTGGCAAACACCTTGCCTGGATTCAGGATGTTGGAAGGATCAAGAGCTCCCTTGATGGCTTTCATGGCAGCAATTCCTTCTTTCCCAAGTTTCCATTCCAAATATGGGGCTTTCATCATTCCGACACCATGTTCGCCGGTGATCGTTCCGCCGAGTTCGATTGCTTTTGCAAAAATTTCAGCAAAAGCCGATTCTACTCTTTCCATTTCCTCGTGATTTCGTGCATCGGTCGGGACAGTAGGATGAAGGTTTCCATCCCCTGCATGTCCGAATGTGCATATATTCAACTTATACTTTTCACCGATTTCATTGATGGCCATTACCATATTTGAAATCTGCGACCTTGGAACCGTGGCATCTTCTAATATCGTTGTCGGCTTCAGCCGGGCAAGCGCGGAAAGAGCAGATCTCCTAGCTGTGCGGAGCGCCTCTGCTTCTGATTCGGTTTTGGCCATTTCAACGGATACTGCATCTTCCTGAAGGCAGATATCCATCATCAGTTTGATATCTCTTTCCACGAGTTCTTCGGGACCGTCCTGTTCAATAAGAAGTACTGCCTTGACATCAGTTGGCAGGCCAATCTTGGCAAAATCCTCTACTACTTTTAATGTAGGCTGATCAAGGAACTCGAGTGTAGCAGGAATGATTTGTTTTGAAATGATTGAAGATACGCTTCTTGCAGCGGCTTCCATGTCTTGATAGAGAGCAAGCATTGTCTTTTTCGACTGTGGGATAGGAATGAGCTTCAAAATTGCTTCGGTAATGATGCTCAATGTGCCTTCAGAACCGACAAATAATCGGGTCAAATCGTAGCCCGCTACATCTTTCGCCAGTTTTCCGCCCGTCCGTATGATGTCCCCGTTTGCCATGACAGCTTCTAACCCCAAGACATAATCCCTTGTTACACCATACTTCAAACCGCGAAGCCCGCCTGAGTTTTCATTGATATTGCCGCCGATGGTCGATATTTTCATAGAACTTGGATCAGGGGGATAGAAAAGTCCTTCCTTTTCAACATGCTGAATTAAATCCTGCGTGATTACCCCGGGCTGAACGGTGATCGTCAGATTTTCTTTATCCAGATCTAAAATTTTGTTCATATGCTTAAATAATAGAACGAGCCCGCCTTCGGACGGTGTCGTTCCCGCACAGAGGTTAGTGCCTGAGCCCCGAGGGACAATAGGAATCTTGTATTCCTGGCAAAGCTGGACGATTTCTGAAACTTCCCTTGTATTTCTTGGTGCTGCGACGGCATCTGGCATGGACTGGAAGCCTGGGGTGGCATCGTAGGAATAAACCAGCCTTCCTGCTTTAGTTGCATCTACGTTTTCTTTACCGACAATAGCCTGCAGTTTTTCAATAAAAGAATGATCCATCATCTTTTCCTCCGATCAATTTTCATATATTAAGTATAGGAAACGAAGAGGCGGGAGGCTATGTGGATTCGCACAAAAAATCCCCCGTTATCAGGGGAAAAATTAGTTATTCATCCAAAAATGAGAGAGCAAGATACAATGTGACAAGATCCTTGGCTTTTCGTGGGTGAAGAGATGTGAGCTGTTCAATTTTCTTGAATCTGTAATGAAGGGTATTGATATGAATGTGCGCAGCGTCAGCAGTATTGGTGAAGGACATATCATTTTCAAAAAACAGCCGAAGAGTCTGAATCAATGCTGGCTGAGTATTTAATTGTCCGATCGTTCGGGAAAGGAATGCTTCTTTGATGTCTGGACGTATCGATTGTGTGAGCATTTCCAATGTCAATTGAGATTCAAAGACTACTGGCTCCATAGTATTGGCAGATGCAAGCGCTCTTTCCGCTTCCCGATAGGAAGCTTTCATCGATGCTGAATCCCTTATAGATCCCACACCCATAAAGAGTGGGGTTGAGAGTTCCCGCTCGAGAAAGGATTTTAAGATTCCCAGTTCTTTTAAGGCCGCTTCCTCAGAACGGCTTTCATCCATGTCGAGAATAGCCACAAGGCGGTCATTGCCCCAGCGCACCAAAGTACTGAAGGGATGGTGGTCATTCCATTTGGAAATAAGATGGGTTGGGATAGGCAGTTTTTCTCCAGGGATCTTTAATAACGCCAGTTGATGGCTGTGCTGCAAGTCAATCCCTAATACAGCAGCACGATTATGGAAAGATTCATCCCGGTCCTGCAGCTCGATCCAATCAAATATGAATGCCTCTAGAGTACGTACTTCCAGATTTAATTCTTCTATGTAAAAGTTCTCTTGAATAATCAGCTCGGTCATTTTCTTTAATATCTCACCGAAAGGCGATACTTTTTCTGGATTTCCTGTAATCCCGATGACGCCAGCCGTTTTGTCTTGAAAAAAAACAGGGAGATTGATGCCCGGTTTGACCCCAATCCATCTGGATGCGTCTTTTTCAGTGATGATGATGGACTTTTTCTCGCTGCATGCAAATAAGGCCCCTTCATGGAACTGTCCAATCCTGCTTTTATCCGTTCCGGCAATGATGGTGCCTTCGGGGCTGACCACAATGATTTCTTCATCCAGCAGCCTTCGGACGTCCTGGACGATCTTATTGGCAAGATTCTTTGAAAGCAACGCTATTCCCCCTAATCACGTCGATCATGTTTTTACTATAGCGTATAGGATGAAAATAAAAAAGCTTACCGGATTTAAAATCCGATAAGCTGTCTGTTCCTATTGTAGATGTGTCCCATATGGGAATTGGGAAGAATATGACTGATGTTTCTGGCTGGATTGCTGCAACTTTTGAAGTTCGGCTTGATCAAGCTTGTACCAGCCTTTTTGATACATCGTATTGAACAGCTGCCTCTGCGCATTTTGCGTTTCAGTAAAAATGGCAAGCAGGTCTTGATACAGCGCGTCATGGCTCGCTTCATTCAAAGCTGTGCAATAAGATGCCGTCATATATTTTTCCATTGCAAGGACATCATTGATCAAGTCCCTGTCATTCATCTGCGGCGTTTGGGGAATAGGTACGGTATTTTGCGTGTTTTGTTGTTGGTTTTGCATAAGATCACCCCTTACATGGATTGGTTGTTGTTTTGGACATGGGCATTCAAGTGGGCAAGGATTTGCTCATAATGGCGCTGATGCATCTGCCCGCACTGGTCGATAACGTTTTTAAGCTGCTGATCCTGGCAATGTTCTGCAGCGGAATGGGCTTTTTTCATCGCTAATAAATTCCAGGAGAGCATATCGTTAATGTACATAGAGTCTTTTGAAGTAAGAACAGATGGCGGCGTCTGCATCTGATTTTGCGGTTGCAGCATAATTTTTCCTCCTTGTTGTGTAATCCATCCATTATCTTGCCTAAAAAGATGATGAATATGCGGAGAATCTTCGACAAAAAGAGATAAAATTCTGTTTTTTCTACGATAAAAACTATATCCAAAGTTTTTCATAAATGATAAAATAAAAGTGTTGTTATGATGTAATTGATTATTTTAATATAATTATTTTTTTGCCATTGAAGTAAGCGTTTACACATGCATCATTTAGATTGATAGTTTAGGAGGAACCACCATGGAACAACTCATGAAAAACTTCTTTTTGTTTTTATCAAAAAATAAGTTTCTAACAAAAATGGCCAAGCGCTATGGCTTGAAATTTGGTGCTGCACGTTTTGTCGCTGGGGAAGCCATCAGACAGGCTGTAGACGTAATTAAGGACCTTAATCACAAGGGCCTAGTTGTCACAATCGATTACCTTGGTGAATTTGTGGATAACGAAAGAGAAGCAAATGAAATGGCTGATAACTGCATCGACGCCATTAAAGCAATTGGAAGAGAAAGACTGAACTCACAGCTTTCATTAAAAATGACTTCAATGGGCATGGATATTTCCGATGAGCTTGTTCTTAACAATATGCGCCGCATTCTGGATGCTGCAACAGAAAACGGTGTATTTGTAACAATTGACATGGAGGACTACTCCCGTTGTCAAAAGACTATCGAGATTTTTAAACAGTTAAAATCCGAATACGACAATATCGGTACTGTCATCCAGGCATATCTTTACAGAACCGAAAAAGATATGGAGGACCTGAATGCCTATTCTCCAAACCTCCGTCTTGTCAAAGGGGCCTATAAAGAATCCCCTGAAGTGGCATTCCCGCTGAAAAAGGACGTAGATGAAAACTACAAAAAAATCATTAAGATGCATCTGTTGAATGGGAACTATACAGCTGTTGCCACTCATGATGATTCAATGATTGAATATACGAAGCAGGTTGTAAAAGAACACAACATTCCAAAAGATCAATTTGAATTCCAGATGCTTTATGGAATCAGACCTGAGCGCCAGCTTGAATTGGTTAATGAAGGATATAAAATGCGTGTGTATGTTCCATACGGTACGGACTGGTACGGCTACTTCATGAGAAGACTTGCGGAGCGTCCAGCTAACGTGGCCTTTGTTTTGAAAGGCGTCATTGGCAAATAAAAAATGAAAAGGACAGCGAAAATCCATTGATTTTCGCTGTTTTTTAAATTGGTAAGTAATATGATTAAACAGTGTATTTCATCGCGGATCTAGAAAGTTATCCAGCTCCAGCTGCTAGAGGCTGGGAGGTTTCCCTCAGCGCGCTTACGATAAGTCAACATCGATTCGCTCGCGCTCACCGTGTTTCCTTTATCTCGCAGCACTTCAGTCCAACCTCGGCGCCTCTAAACAGCCGCTTCCGCTTTTATTTCTTAAACTGGTTATTCTGGCTGTTCACTTTACCGCCGCCGTCATATTCTGGAGTAGGACCTGCATTTCCTTTTACGCTTGCAGCACTGACAGCCGCCTTGGAAGGATTCTTCTTTTGCTTCGCCATGATTATTTCACCTCCGACATTAGTATGTCCGAAAACGAAAAAGATGATTGCTGATGAAATTTTTTGAAAATTTTTCTTTTTTAAACTTTAAATTATTGCGAGATTTCAGAAAATCTTATATAGTAGAAGTATCATCACAAACTCAAGTGGGATATTTTTTTGGAGATTAAATGAATGAGTATTCATTCAAAATTGCAAAAGGGGGAAAAATCCTTGTCTAAGCAAATTAAAAAAGCGGCTGTACTAGGTTCTGGAGTTATGGGATCCGGCATCGCAGCACATTTAGCAAATATCGGAATCCCAACTTTGTTGTTGGACATTGTACCTAAAGATTTGACGGATGAAGAAAAAGCAAAAGGATTGATGCTTGAATCTCCGCAGGTCCGTAATAAATTCAGCCAGGGGGCTCTTCAAAAATTATTGAAGCAAAAGCCTGCGCCATTGACAGTTAAGAAAAATCTACAATTAATTACAGCCGGCAATCTGGAGGATGATCTTCATGCTCTTTCAGAATGCGACTGGATCATTGAAGTAGTTGTTGAAAACCTGAATGTTAAAAAGCAGGTCTTTGAAAAAGTTGAGCAGTACC is part of the Falsibacillus pallidus genome and harbors:
- a CDS encoding YuzL family protein, with the protein product MAKQKKNPSKAAVSAASVKGNAGPTPEYDGGGKVNSQNNQFKK
- a CDS encoding proline dehydrogenase family protein, with protein sequence MEQLMKNFFLFLSKNKFLTKMAKRYGLKFGAARFVAGEAIRQAVDVIKDLNHKGLVVTIDYLGEFVDNEREANEMADNCIDAIKAIGRERLNSQLSLKMTSMGMDISDELVLNNMRRILDAATENGVFVTIDMEDYSRCQKTIEIFKQLKSEYDNIGTVIQAYLYRTEKDMEDLNAYSPNLRLVKGAYKESPEVAFPLKKDVDENYKKIIKMHLLNGNYTAVATHDDSMIEYTKQVVKEHNIPKDQFEFQMLYGIRPERQLELVNEGYKMRVYVPYGTDWYGYFMRRLAERPANVAFVLKGVIGK
- the glcD gene encoding glycolate oxidase subunit GlcD, whose product is MDHSFIEKLQAIVGKENVDATKAGRLVYSYDATPGFQSMPDAVAAPRNTREVSEIVQLCQEYKIPIVPRGSGTNLCAGTTPSEGGLVLLFKHMNKILDLDKENLTITVQPGVITQDLIQHVEKEGLFYPPDPSSMKISTIGGNINENSGGLRGLKYGVTRDYVLGLEAVMANGDIIRTGGKLAKDVAGYDLTRLFVGSEGTLSIITEAILKLIPIPQSKKTMLALYQDMEAAARSVSSIISKQIIPATLEFLDQPTLKVVEDFAKIGLPTDVKAVLLIEQDGPEELVERDIKLMMDICLQEDAVSVEMAKTESEAEALRTARRSALSALARLKPTTILEDATVPRSQISNMVMAINEIGEKYKLNICTFGHAGDGNLHPTVPTDARNHEEMERVESAFAEIFAKAIELGGTITGEHGVGMMKAPYLEWKLGKEGIAAMKAIKGALDPSNILNPGKVFAKESRKRVVVSR
- a CDS encoding CdaR family transcriptional regulator; the protein is MLSKNLANKIVQDVRRLLDEEIIVVSPEGTIIAGTDKSRIGQFHEGALFACSEKKSIIITEKDASRWIGVKPGINLPVFFQDKTAGVIGITGNPEKVSPFGEILKKMTELIIQENFYIEELNLEVRTLEAFIFDWIELQDRDESFHNRAAVLGIDLQHSHQLALLKIPGEKLPIPTHLISKWNDHHPFSTLVRWGNDRLVAILDMDESRSEEAALKELGILKSFLERELSTPLFMGVGSIRDSASMKASYREAERALASANTMEPVVFESQLTLEMLTQSIRPDIKEAFLSRTIGQLNTQPALIQTLRLFFENDMSFTNTADAAHIHINTLHYRFKKIEQLTSLHPRKAKDLVTLYLALSFLDE
- a CDS encoding spore coat protein codes for the protein MQNQQQNTQNTVPIPQTPQMNDRDLINDVLAMEKYMTASYCTALNEASHDALYQDLLAIFTETQNAQRQLFNTMYQKGWYKLDQAELQKLQQSSQKHQSYSSQFPYGTHLQ